From the genome of Vigna angularis cultivar LongXiaoDou No.4 chromosome 11, ASM1680809v1, whole genome shotgun sequence, one region includes:
- the LOC108334118 gene encoding uncharacterized protein LOC108334118 isoform X2, with translation MYCCDEEKQWNCGKAGAINFRKLSSIVRDIGDPCLSHSPVKVKRMLKPDKWQAMSDSEGKVSGFRKALKLIVLGGVDPSIRPEVWEFLLGCYTLSSTAEYRRRLRAARREHYRDLIKQCQTMHSSVGTGSLAYVVGSKVMDVRTFSKDGRKLQDNIEESTCYDNNVEVGKCYDRSNISTQEAKASHWKSSNNGVELVSLRISTDNVACDSSGQQNSSSPKSGREDEELDYVSGSSFDFPHLSLTNMSENSGKDQSGIELRDKLPVPEQSIFEDDSMHSFRINNNVDLVIESNGKQPLATLHPMDSEIGIASPDEEEPELLSKNQVYQAQMVNQLKISDVPQPIMIRSSISQAWPVSEERVSEWLWTLHRIVVDVVRTDSHLEFYEDTRNLARMSDILAVYAWVDPATGYCQGMSDLLSPFVVIFEDNADAFWCFEMLLRRMRENFQMEGPTRVLKQLRALWHILELLDKEMFAHLSKIGAESLHFAFRMLLVLFRRELSFNDALSMWEMMWAADFDESLAYDLEENCLEALELHLPGHSSNDLREVIADSGDASVKGGRSQSNHNENDNTKAIPHSSHERTCTSGYSIKLKSFSSHSFCGLARNIWQKNGRAQMNSISSSMKENNELAIFCVAAILVLNRQKILRETHSFDDIIKIFNDKMLKINVKRCITTAIKLQKKYFNKVIKKMNYGEEKVD, from the exons ATGTATTGTTGTGACGAAGAGAAGCAATGGAATTGTGGAAAAGCTGGGGCTATCAATTTTCGAAAACTGAGTTCCATCGTGCGCGACATTGGGGATCCTTGCCTTTCCCACTCACCCGTAAAG GTAAAGAGAATGCTTAAGCCAGACAAATGGCAAGCAATGTCAGATAGTGAAGGAAAGGTATCTGGTTTCCGGAAAGCTCTAAAATTGATTGTGCTGGGG GGTGTAGATCCATCAATAAGACCTGAAGTTTGGGAGTTTTTACTAGGTTGTTATACGCTGAGCAGCACTGCTGAGTATCGGAGAAGGTTGAGAGCGGCTAGGAG GGAGCATTATAGGGACCTGATTAAGCAGTGCCAAACAATGCATTCAAGTGTAGGAACTGGTTCATTGGCATATGTTGTTGGATCCAAAGTAATGGATGTGCGGACTTTTTCCAAAGATGGCCGGAAATTACAGGATAATATAGAAGAATCTACTTGTTATGATAATAATGTAGAAGTAGGAAAATGTTATGATAGGAGCAATATCTCTACACAGGAAGCAAAAGCAAGCCATTGGAAAAGCTCAAATAATGGGGTCGAACTGGTTAGTTTGAGAATAAGCACTGATAATGTAGCGTGTGATTCTTCTGGTCAACAAAATTCTAGTTCCCCAAAGTCAGGAAGAGAAGACGAGGAATTGGATTATGTAAGTGGCAGTAGTTTTGATTTTCCTCATTTATCTCTCACTAATATGTCTGAAAATAGTGGTAAAGATCAGTCAGGCATAGAGCTCAGGGATAAGCTTCCTGTGCCAGAACAATCAATATTTGAAGATGACAGTATGCATAGCTTTCGAATTAATAACAATGTAGATTTAGTTATTGAATCAAATGGCAAACAACCTCTTGCTACCTTACATCCCATGGACTCTGAAATTGGAATTGCTTCACCTGATGAGGAAGAACCGGAACTTCTGTCTAAGAATCAAGTTTATCAAGCACAGATGGtaaatcaactaaaaatatCAGATGTACCTCAGCCAATAATGATAAGATCCTCAATTTCTCAAGCTTGGCCTGTCAGTGAAGAGAGAGTATCAGAATGGCTTTGGACCTTGCATAGGATAG TTGTTGATGTTGTGAGGACTGATAGTCATCTTGAATTCTATGAGGACACGAGAAATTTAGCCAGAATGTCAGATATTCTTGCTGTCTATGCCTGGGTTGATCCTGCTACGGGGTATTGCCAAG GTATGAGCGATTTGCTGTCTCCCTTTGTTGTAATCTTTGAGGATAATGCAGATGCATTTTGGTGTTTTGAGATGCTTTTAAGGAGAATG agagaaaattttcaaatggaAGGCCCAACAAGAGTGTTGAAGCAGTTGCGAGCATTATGGCATATTCTTGAACTGTTAGACAAAGAAATGTTTGCCCACCTTTCAAAAATTGGTGCTGAAAGCCTTCATTTTGCATTTCGTATGTTGCTAGTTCTTTTTCGAAGAGAGTTGTCTTTCAACGATGCTCTTTCAATGTGGGAG ATGATGTGGGCAGCTGATTTTGATGAATCCTTGGCTTATGACTTAGAAGAGAATTGCCTGGAAGCATTGGAATTACATCTTCCTGGACACTCGAGCAATGATCTGAGAGAAGTAATTGCAGACAGTGGTGATGCTAGTGTGAAGGGTGGTAGgtcacaatcaaatcataaTGAAAATGACAACACAAAAGCTATCCCACATTCAAGTCATGAAAGAACTTGTACCTCTGGATACAGCATCAAATTGAAGTCGTTCTCATCCCATTCCTTTTGTGGATTGGCAAGGAATATCTGGCAAAAAAATGGTCGAGCTCAAATGAACAGTATTTCCTCttcaatgaaagaaaataatgaattggCCATATTCTGCGTTGCAGCAATTCTGGTTTTAAACCGTCAGAAGATCCTTCGAGAAACTCACTCCTTTGATGATATAATAAAG aTCTTCAATGACAAGATGTTAAAGATCAATGTGAAAAGATGCATAACAACTGCAATCAAActccaaaagaaatattttaacaaG GTAATCAAGAAAATGAATTATGGTGAAGAGAAAGTGGACTAA
- the LOC108334118 gene encoding uncharacterized protein LOC108334118 isoform X1, which translates to MYCCDEEKQWNCGKAGAINFRKLSSIVRDIGDPCLSHSPVKVVITVKRMLKPDKWQAMSDSEGKVSGFRKALKLIVLGGVDPSIRPEVWEFLLGCYTLSSTAEYRRRLRAARREHYRDLIKQCQTMHSSVGTGSLAYVVGSKVMDVRTFSKDGRKLQDNIEESTCYDNNVEVGKCYDRSNISTQEAKASHWKSSNNGVELVSLRISTDNVACDSSGQQNSSSPKSGREDEELDYVSGSSFDFPHLSLTNMSENSGKDQSGIELRDKLPVPEQSIFEDDSMHSFRINNNVDLVIESNGKQPLATLHPMDSEIGIASPDEEEPELLSKNQVYQAQMVNQLKISDVPQPIMIRSSISQAWPVSEERVSEWLWTLHRIVVDVVRTDSHLEFYEDTRNLARMSDILAVYAWVDPATGYCQGMSDLLSPFVVIFEDNADAFWCFEMLLRRMRENFQMEGPTRVLKQLRALWHILELLDKEMFAHLSKIGAESLHFAFRMLLVLFRRELSFNDALSMWEMMWAADFDESLAYDLEENCLEALELHLPGHSSNDLREVIADSGDASVKGGRSQSNHNENDNTKAIPHSSHERTCTSGYSIKLKSFSSHSFCGLARNIWQKNGRAQMNSISSSMKENNELAIFCVAAILVLNRQKILRETHSFDDIIKIFNDKMLKINVKRCITTAIKLQKKYFNKVIKKMNYGEEKVD; encoded by the exons ATGTATTGTTGTGACGAAGAGAAGCAATGGAATTGTGGAAAAGCTGGGGCTATCAATTTTCGAAAACTGAGTTCCATCGTGCGCGACATTGGGGATCCTTGCCTTTCCCACTCACCCGTAAAGGTTGTTATAACT GTAAAGAGAATGCTTAAGCCAGACAAATGGCAAGCAATGTCAGATAGTGAAGGAAAGGTATCTGGTTTCCGGAAAGCTCTAAAATTGATTGTGCTGGGG GGTGTAGATCCATCAATAAGACCTGAAGTTTGGGAGTTTTTACTAGGTTGTTATACGCTGAGCAGCACTGCTGAGTATCGGAGAAGGTTGAGAGCGGCTAGGAG GGAGCATTATAGGGACCTGATTAAGCAGTGCCAAACAATGCATTCAAGTGTAGGAACTGGTTCATTGGCATATGTTGTTGGATCCAAAGTAATGGATGTGCGGACTTTTTCCAAAGATGGCCGGAAATTACAGGATAATATAGAAGAATCTACTTGTTATGATAATAATGTAGAAGTAGGAAAATGTTATGATAGGAGCAATATCTCTACACAGGAAGCAAAAGCAAGCCATTGGAAAAGCTCAAATAATGGGGTCGAACTGGTTAGTTTGAGAATAAGCACTGATAATGTAGCGTGTGATTCTTCTGGTCAACAAAATTCTAGTTCCCCAAAGTCAGGAAGAGAAGACGAGGAATTGGATTATGTAAGTGGCAGTAGTTTTGATTTTCCTCATTTATCTCTCACTAATATGTCTGAAAATAGTGGTAAAGATCAGTCAGGCATAGAGCTCAGGGATAAGCTTCCTGTGCCAGAACAATCAATATTTGAAGATGACAGTATGCATAGCTTTCGAATTAATAACAATGTAGATTTAGTTATTGAATCAAATGGCAAACAACCTCTTGCTACCTTACATCCCATGGACTCTGAAATTGGAATTGCTTCACCTGATGAGGAAGAACCGGAACTTCTGTCTAAGAATCAAGTTTATCAAGCACAGATGGtaaatcaactaaaaatatCAGATGTACCTCAGCCAATAATGATAAGATCCTCAATTTCTCAAGCTTGGCCTGTCAGTGAAGAGAGAGTATCAGAATGGCTTTGGACCTTGCATAGGATAG TTGTTGATGTTGTGAGGACTGATAGTCATCTTGAATTCTATGAGGACACGAGAAATTTAGCCAGAATGTCAGATATTCTTGCTGTCTATGCCTGGGTTGATCCTGCTACGGGGTATTGCCAAG GTATGAGCGATTTGCTGTCTCCCTTTGTTGTAATCTTTGAGGATAATGCAGATGCATTTTGGTGTTTTGAGATGCTTTTAAGGAGAATG agagaaaattttcaaatggaAGGCCCAACAAGAGTGTTGAAGCAGTTGCGAGCATTATGGCATATTCTTGAACTGTTAGACAAAGAAATGTTTGCCCACCTTTCAAAAATTGGTGCTGAAAGCCTTCATTTTGCATTTCGTATGTTGCTAGTTCTTTTTCGAAGAGAGTTGTCTTTCAACGATGCTCTTTCAATGTGGGAG ATGATGTGGGCAGCTGATTTTGATGAATCCTTGGCTTATGACTTAGAAGAGAATTGCCTGGAAGCATTGGAATTACATCTTCCTGGACACTCGAGCAATGATCTGAGAGAAGTAATTGCAGACAGTGGTGATGCTAGTGTGAAGGGTGGTAGgtcacaatcaaatcataaTGAAAATGACAACACAAAAGCTATCCCACATTCAAGTCATGAAAGAACTTGTACCTCTGGATACAGCATCAAATTGAAGTCGTTCTCATCCCATTCCTTTTGTGGATTGGCAAGGAATATCTGGCAAAAAAATGGTCGAGCTCAAATGAACAGTATTTCCTCttcaatgaaagaaaataatgaattggCCATATTCTGCGTTGCAGCAATTCTGGTTTTAAACCGTCAGAAGATCCTTCGAGAAACTCACTCCTTTGATGATATAATAAAG aTCTTCAATGACAAGATGTTAAAGATCAATGTGAAAAGATGCATAACAACTGCAATCAAActccaaaagaaatattttaacaaG GTAATCAAGAAAATGAATTATGGTGAAGAGAAAGTGGACTAA
- the LOC108334118 gene encoding uncharacterized protein LOC108334118 isoform X3, with product MHSSVGTGSLAYVVGSKVMDVRTFSKDGRKLQDNIEESTCYDNNVEVGKCYDRSNISTQEAKASHWKSSNNGVELVSLRISTDNVACDSSGQQNSSSPKSGREDEELDYVSGSSFDFPHLSLTNMSENSGKDQSGIELRDKLPVPEQSIFEDDSMHSFRINNNVDLVIESNGKQPLATLHPMDSEIGIASPDEEEPELLSKNQVYQAQMVNQLKISDVPQPIMIRSSISQAWPVSEERVSEWLWTLHRIVVDVVRTDSHLEFYEDTRNLARMSDILAVYAWVDPATGYCQGMSDLLSPFVVIFEDNADAFWCFEMLLRRMRENFQMEGPTRVLKQLRALWHILELLDKEMFAHLSKIGAESLHFAFRMLLVLFRRELSFNDALSMWEMMWAADFDESLAYDLEENCLEALELHLPGHSSNDLREVIADSGDASVKGGRSQSNHNENDNTKAIPHSSHERTCTSGYSIKLKSFSSHSFCGLARNIWQKNGRAQMNSISSSMKENNELAIFCVAAILVLNRQKILRETHSFDDIIKIFNDKMLKINVKRCITTAIKLQKKYFNKVIKKMNYGEEKVD from the exons ATGCATTCAAGTGTAGGAACTGGTTCATTGGCATATGTTGTTGGATCCAAAGTAATGGATGTGCGGACTTTTTCCAAAGATGGCCGGAAATTACAGGATAATATAGAAGAATCTACTTGTTATGATAATAATGTAGAAGTAGGAAAATGTTATGATAGGAGCAATATCTCTACACAGGAAGCAAAAGCAAGCCATTGGAAAAGCTCAAATAATGGGGTCGAACTGGTTAGTTTGAGAATAAGCACTGATAATGTAGCGTGTGATTCTTCTGGTCAACAAAATTCTAGTTCCCCAAAGTCAGGAAGAGAAGACGAGGAATTGGATTATGTAAGTGGCAGTAGTTTTGATTTTCCTCATTTATCTCTCACTAATATGTCTGAAAATAGTGGTAAAGATCAGTCAGGCATAGAGCTCAGGGATAAGCTTCCTGTGCCAGAACAATCAATATTTGAAGATGACAGTATGCATAGCTTTCGAATTAATAACAATGTAGATTTAGTTATTGAATCAAATGGCAAACAACCTCTTGCTACCTTACATCCCATGGACTCTGAAATTGGAATTGCTTCACCTGATGAGGAAGAACCGGAACTTCTGTCTAAGAATCAAGTTTATCAAGCACAGATGGtaaatcaactaaaaatatCAGATGTACCTCAGCCAATAATGATAAGATCCTCAATTTCTCAAGCTTGGCCTGTCAGTGAAGAGAGAGTATCAGAATGGCTTTGGACCTTGCATAGGATAG TTGTTGATGTTGTGAGGACTGATAGTCATCTTGAATTCTATGAGGACACGAGAAATTTAGCCAGAATGTCAGATATTCTTGCTGTCTATGCCTGGGTTGATCCTGCTACGGGGTATTGCCAAG GTATGAGCGATTTGCTGTCTCCCTTTGTTGTAATCTTTGAGGATAATGCAGATGCATTTTGGTGTTTTGAGATGCTTTTAAGGAGAATG agagaaaattttcaaatggaAGGCCCAACAAGAGTGTTGAAGCAGTTGCGAGCATTATGGCATATTCTTGAACTGTTAGACAAAGAAATGTTTGCCCACCTTTCAAAAATTGGTGCTGAAAGCCTTCATTTTGCATTTCGTATGTTGCTAGTTCTTTTTCGAAGAGAGTTGTCTTTCAACGATGCTCTTTCAATGTGGGAG ATGATGTGGGCAGCTGATTTTGATGAATCCTTGGCTTATGACTTAGAAGAGAATTGCCTGGAAGCATTGGAATTACATCTTCCTGGACACTCGAGCAATGATCTGAGAGAAGTAATTGCAGACAGTGGTGATGCTAGTGTGAAGGGTGGTAGgtcacaatcaaatcataaTGAAAATGACAACACAAAAGCTATCCCACATTCAAGTCATGAAAGAACTTGTACCTCTGGATACAGCATCAAATTGAAGTCGTTCTCATCCCATTCCTTTTGTGGATTGGCAAGGAATATCTGGCAAAAAAATGGTCGAGCTCAAATGAACAGTATTTCCTCttcaatgaaagaaaataatgaattggCCATATTCTGCGTTGCAGCAATTCTGGTTTTAAACCGTCAGAAGATCCTTCGAGAAACTCACTCCTTTGATGATATAATAAAG aTCTTCAATGACAAGATGTTAAAGATCAATGTGAAAAGATGCATAACAACTGCAATCAAActccaaaagaaatattttaacaaG GTAATCAAGAAAATGAATTATGGTGAAGAGAAAGTGGACTAA
- the LOC108334119 gene encoding probable peroxidase 61, translating to MERSMRVAFPLVVFAVASLCYGMADAAVVRSPPTNLKWHYYKITNTCRDAEEYVRHEVKLFWDSDRSITAKLLRLVYTDCFVTGCDASILLDEGPNPEKKAAQNRGLGGFVAIDKIKYVLESRCPGKVSCADILHLATRDAVHLAGGPSYPVLTGRKDSSTSDAASVDLPSPSISLQELLEYFRSRNLNEVHMTTLLGAHTLGRTHCSYIVDRLYNYAGSGKPDPSMSATLLESLRKLCPPRKKGQPDPLVYLNPESGSNYNFTESYYRRILSNDAVLGVDQQLLNGNNTKQITEEFAAGFEDFRKNFAAAMYQMGNFKVLTGNQGEIRKNCRYANK from the exons ATGGAGAGAAGTATGCGTGTGGCTTTTCCACTTGTAGTTTTTGCAGTGGCGAGCCTATGTTATGGGATGGCAGACGCAGCAGTGGTGAGGTCTCCGCCGACGAATTTGAAGTGGCATTATTACAAGATCACCAATACATGCCGCGACGCGGAGGAGTACGTCCGGCACGAAGTTAAACTGTTTTGGGATAGTGACAGAAGCATTACGGCAAAGCTCCTCCGCTTGGTTTACACCGACTGTTTTGTCACT GGATGTGATGCGTCCATTCTGCTTGACGAAGGACCAAATCCAGAGAAAAAAGCGGCACAAAACCGGGGGCTTGGAGGATTTGTAGCCATTGACAAGATCAAATATGTTCTCGAATCACGATGCCCTGGAAAAGTCTCCTGTGCTGATATACTTCACCTCGCCACCAGAGATGCTGTTCATCTG GCAGGTGGACCATCTTACCCAGTTTTAACAGGAAGAAAGGACAGCAGTACATCAGATGCTGCATCGGTAGACCTTCCATCACCATCCATCTCGCTGCAGGAACTTCTAGAGTATTTCAGATCGAGGAACTTGAATGAAGTACACATGACAACACTTCTAG GAGCACACACACTGGGGAGAACACATTGTAGCTACATTGTTGACCGCCTGTACAACTACGCTGGGTCCGGCAAACCCGATCCAAGCATGAGTGCCACTCTACTAGAGTCACTTAGGAAACTTTGCCCGCCAAGGAAGAAGGGACAGCCAGATCCTCTGGTATACCTAAACCCAGAGTCTGGATCAAATTACAACTTCACAGAGTCATACTACAGAAGGATCCTATCCAACGACGCTGTCCTAGGAGTTGATCAACAATTACTAAATGGTAATAACACTAAACAGATAACCGAGGAGTTCGCCGCGGGATTTGAAGATTTTCGGAAAAATTTTGCCGCAGCAATGTACCAAATGGGGAATTTCAAGGTTTTAACGGGAAACCAAGGTGAAATACGCAAAAATTGCCGATATGCAAATAAGTAG
- the LOC108332474 gene encoding uncharacterized protein LOC108332474 — protein sequence MANPSGNHQEHTHVSSSAPETSGAALAMKHNPGISLDWTAEEQAILEDGLSKYASESNIVRYAKIALQLQHKTVRDVALRVRWMNKKENSKRRKDDHNLTRKSKDKKERVSDPAVKSSNFAARSNVSPYAPPMITMDNDDGISYTAIGGPTGDLLEQNAQALNQISTNLSAFQVQENINLFCQTRDNILKIVNELNDSPEVMKQMPPLPVKVNEELANSILPRTALPPQSS from the exons ATGGCTAACCCATCTGGGAACCATCAAGAACACACGCACGTGTCGTCTTCTGCTCCAGAGACTTCAGGTGCGGCTCTCGCCATGAAGCACAACCCTGGCATCTCCCTCGATTGGACCGCCGAAGAACAAGCCATTCTCGAAGATGGACTCTCCAA GTATGCCTCAGAATCCAACATAGTGCGCTATGCGAAGATTGCTCTACAGTTACAGCATAAAACAGTTCGTGATGTAGCACTGCGGGTCAGGTGGATGAAT aagaaagaaaatagcAAGAGAAGGAAGGATGATCATAATTTAACTCGgaaaagtaaagataaaaag GAAAGGGTTTCTGATCCTGCAGTAAAGTCATCTAACTTTGCTGCTCGGTCCAATGTCTCTCCTTATGCTCCACCAATGATTACAATGGACAACGATGATGGCATCTCTTATACAG caATTGGTGGTCCCACCGGTGACCTATTAGAGCAAAACGCACAGGCCTTGAATCAAATCTCCACAAATCTTTCTGCTTTCCAG GTACAGGAGAACATCAATCTTTTCTGCCAAACTAGGGACAACATCCTTAAAATTGTGAACGA GTTAAATGATTCACCAGAGGTGATGAAGCAAATGCCACCTCTTCCTGTGAAAGTGAATGAAGAGCTAGCGAATTCCATACTTCCAAGAACAGCTCTCCCTCCACAATCATCATAA